From a region of the Armatimonas rosea genome:
- a CDS encoding NUDIX hydrolase, with translation MTIDESWYTRPASGVRDRLAAGGIIVRKDDTGKLWIALTTGEDLKGDAYILPKGGVDKGEEIETAARREIEEEAGFSRLVLVEQLGVRERLSFDKTRWTTTHYFLYTTDETDPKPTEVSRGYVTHWFDFSQPLPSLFWPEQAALIETFRAKIEALP, from the coding sequence ATGACTATTGATGAGAGCTGGTACACCCGCCCCGCAAGCGGCGTCCGGGATCGCTTGGCGGCAGGGGGCATCATTGTCCGCAAGGACGATACCGGGAAACTCTGGATCGCGCTGACCACGGGCGAGGACCTCAAGGGCGATGCCTACATTCTCCCCAAGGGCGGTGTCGATAAAGGCGAGGAGATTGAGACAGCAGCACGGCGGGAGATCGAGGAAGAGGCGGGGTTTTCACGGCTCGTGCTGGTGGAGCAGCTCGGGGTTCGTGAGCGGCTGAGCTTTGACAAGACCCGCTGGACCACGACCCACTACTTTCTCTACACCACCGACGAGACCGACCCAAAGCCCACGGAGGTGAGCCGCGGCTATGTCACGCACTGGTTTGACTTCTCCCAGCCGCTCCCGTCTCTCTTCTGGCCCGAGCAAGCGGCGCTGATCGAGACCTTCCGCGCCAAGATCGAGGCCCTCCCCTGA
- a CDS encoding VIT and vWA domain-containing protein, with protein sequence MENAFSRRRALQVLGAGLVTNLTAAWAQPPASQPPIRPLPPRPFPQPPTPLITVSSVTLNAEVREGVATVEVSYIFKNASPVEGEADFVFPLPPGTSVREFALYDGEKKFDAHLLNKDEATQVYEEIVRRRRDPALLSYVGQGLLRARVFPIPRNGERRVTLKLVSILPREGAAKKFVWALAGPHLPGGMRPEYVSVRVVAHGAGSLYSPSHNVTLKRLDETRLSAEWTSSKDAAALVEHPELALYISPKDTSAVALSLLAYNAALPQVASIGGGLHQSGYFLMVASPNLPKTALKDLPPRRVVLMMDRSGSMQGKKLEQARSALKFAVGKLRPQDSFNLLTFSDAVTRFAPEPVLATPDNLKRAAAFIDDMVADGGTNINDALTEGLKQFPERGTGNRLLFFTDGLPTVGVRDHATILRNAVTAAQSRARCFVFGVGYDVDVPFLDQVGSKLKGDADYVHPDEDIELKTSQFVAKTSTAVLENLKLQLAGIKSGELYPRPDELPDLFEGGQLVLVGRYTGEGTARVQLTGDVLGKPQTFTLETKLAAVSTEASFLPRLWASRKIGYLLDEIRDEKDPARHKELEDQIIALSKEFGVLTPYTALFVPEPGTADVEPATRVLGRPGLLPNGPGGGQSRASIGGFGGAMGGGGFAAKADLRTGQDAINQSQGARSGRGQNQTGNQAVIATQKGLSKQVAEEQARRIQYAGNRAFYQRGASWEDATYDPKKQTEVVKIKLFSDAYFAVLKRGGEWAKWAAVGESVLVVANNKQAIQFGEQGKERLTEKELTELLGK encoded by the coding sequence ATGGAAAATGCGTTCAGCCGTCGCCGCGCCCTACAAGTTCTGGGTGCGGGCCTTGTCACCAACCTCACCGCCGCCTGGGCACAGCCGCCTGCGAGCCAGCCACCGATCCGGCCTCTGCCGCCAAGGCCCTTCCCGCAGCCACCTACCCCCCTGATTACGGTCTCGTCGGTGACCCTCAATGCGGAGGTTCGTGAGGGGGTCGCGACTGTGGAGGTCTCGTATATCTTCAAAAACGCGAGCCCGGTCGAGGGCGAGGCGGACTTTGTCTTCCCCCTTCCTCCAGGGACGAGCGTGCGCGAGTTCGCCCTCTACGACGGAGAGAAAAAGTTCGATGCCCACCTGCTCAACAAAGACGAAGCCACGCAGGTCTACGAAGAGATTGTCCGGCGGCGGCGTGATCCGGCCCTGCTGAGCTATGTTGGGCAGGGGCTCCTGCGGGCGCGGGTCTTCCCGATCCCCCGCAACGGCGAGCGCCGGGTCACCCTCAAGCTGGTCTCGATCCTGCCACGCGAGGGAGCGGCGAAGAAGTTTGTCTGGGCGCTGGCGGGGCCGCACCTGCCCGGCGGGATGCGCCCCGAGTATGTCAGTGTCCGCGTGGTCGCCCACGGCGCGGGAAGCCTCTACTCCCCCAGCCATAATGTGACCCTCAAGCGCCTCGACGAAACCCGGCTCTCTGCGGAGTGGACGTCGTCGAAGGATGCCGCCGCGCTCGTGGAGCACCCGGAGCTGGCGCTCTACATCTCCCCCAAGGACACCAGCGCGGTCGCCCTCTCGCTCCTGGCCTACAACGCCGCGCTCCCGCAGGTCGCCAGTATCGGCGGCGGGCTCCACCAGAGTGGCTACTTCCTCATGGTCGCCAGCCCGAACCTGCCCAAGACCGCCCTCAAGGACCTTCCCCCGCGGCGGGTGGTGCTGATGATGGACCGCTCGGGCTCGATGCAGGGCAAGAAGCTGGAGCAGGCCCGCAGCGCCCTCAAGTTCGCCGTCGGCAAGCTGCGGCCGCAAGACAGCTTCAACCTCCTCACCTTCTCCGATGCGGTCACCCGCTTCGCGCCCGAGCCGGTCTTGGCGACTCCCGACAACCTCAAGCGCGCCGCGGCCTTTATCGACGACATGGTGGCAGACGGGGGGACCAATATCAACGATGCCCTCACCGAGGGGCTCAAGCAGTTCCCCGAGCGGGGCACGGGCAACCGGCTGCTCTTCTTCACCGACGGCCTACCCACGGTCGGGGTGCGCGACCACGCGACCATCCTCCGCAACGCGGTGACCGCCGCCCAGAGCCGCGCGCGCTGCTTTGTCTTTGGGGTCGGCTACGATGTGGACGTGCCTTTCCTGGACCAAGTTGGGAGCAAGCTCAAGGGCGATGCCGACTATGTCCACCCCGACGAGGATATCGAGCTCAAGACCAGCCAGTTTGTCGCCAAGACCAGCACCGCCGTCCTGGAGAACCTCAAGCTACAGCTCGCGGGGATCAAGTCCGGCGAGCTCTACCCGCGCCCCGATGAGCTCCCCGATCTCTTTGAGGGCGGACAGCTCGTGCTGGTGGGGCGCTACACCGGCGAGGGCACGGCGCGGGTCCAGCTCACCGGCGATGTGTTGGGCAAGCCCCAGACCTTCACCCTGGAGACCAAGCTCGCCGCAGTCTCCACCGAGGCCAGCTTCCTGCCGCGCCTCTGGGCCAGCCGCAAGATCGGCTACCTTCTCGATGAGATCCGCGATGAAAAAGACCCCGCGCGCCACAAAGAGCTCGAGGACCAGATCATCGCCCTCTCCAAGGAGTTTGGGGTGCTCACTCCCTACACCGCGCTCTTTGTCCCCGAGCCCGGAACCGCCGACGTCGAGCCCGCCACCCGCGTGCTGGGCCGCCCCGGCCTCCTTCCCAATGGCCCCGGTGGCGGGCAGAGCAGAGCCAGTATCGGCGGCTTCGGAGGCGCAATGGGCGGCGGCGGCTTTGCCGCCAAGGCCGACCTGCGCACGGGTCAGGACGCGATCAACCAGAGCCAGGGCGCACGGAGCGGACGTGGGCAGAACCAGACCGGCAACCAGGCCGTGATCGCCACCCAAAAGGGGCTGAGCAAGCAGGTCGCGGAGGAGCAGGCACGCCGCATCCAGTACGCCGGTAATCGTGCGTTCTACCAGCGCGGCGCGAGCTGGGAAGACGCCACCTACGACCCGAAAAAACAGACCGAGGTGGTGAAGATCAAGCTCTTCTCCGATGCCTACTTCGCGGTTCTGAAGCGCGGCGGCGAGTGGGCCAAGTGGGCCGCGGTCGGGGAGAGCGTGCTTGTTGTTGCCAATAATAAGCAGGCAATCCAGTTTGGTGAGCAGGGAAAAGAGAGGCTCACCGAAAAAGAGCTCACCGAGCTCCTGGGAAAATAG
- a CDS encoding DUF1501 domain-containing protein, with the protein MLTIRGNKSGGAFCDGISRRDFLKIGGLAMGGLSLPQILAAEAHAGIRRNQKAVIMVFLPGGPPHHDMFDMKPDAPSDIRGEFKPIKTNVSGIEICEHMPKIAAMMDKFAIIRSLTGMRDEHDSHICMSGYSVAETNQNKAPCLGSVLSRLEGPTEKTIPPFVGLQGKAGHMEWADPGDHGFLGMAHAAMRPSGDLMKDMTLTDVSLDRLSHRKQLLASLDRYRRRVDTLPEIDALNSRAFDILTSSKLVQALDVTKEDKKTRERYGIGRLEPVDDGLPMLNDQFLAARRLVEAGVRCVSIGYGRWDYHGANFTQLKSYLPMLDAAVSSLVQDIHDRGMQDDVSVIVWGEFGRTPKINKDAGRDHWPRANFALLAGGGMKMGQVIGSTNKFGEEPDERPIDIKDVFVTLYNRLGIDIVNTPVPDVTGRPNFLFAGREPIAELI; encoded by the coding sequence ATGCTGACGATACGGGGTAACAAGAGCGGCGGGGCGTTTTGCGATGGCATCTCGCGGCGCGATTTTCTCAAGATCGGTGGGCTGGCGATGGGCGGGCTGAGCCTGCCACAGATTCTCGCGGCAGAGGCGCACGCGGGGATTCGCAGGAACCAGAAGGCTGTGATCATGGTCTTCCTGCCAGGTGGGCCGCCCCACCACGACATGTTCGACATGAAGCCCGATGCGCCGTCGGACATTCGGGGTGAGTTCAAGCCCATCAAGACCAATGTCTCTGGGATCGAGATCTGCGAGCACATGCCCAAGATCGCGGCCATGATGGACAAGTTCGCCATCATCCGCTCGCTGACCGGGATGCGCGACGAGCACGACTCGCATATCTGCATGAGCGGGTACTCCGTTGCCGAGACCAACCAGAACAAGGCGCCGTGTCTGGGGTCGGTGCTCTCGCGGCTAGAGGGCCCGACCGAGAAGACCATCCCGCCGTTTGTGGGGCTCCAGGGCAAGGCCGGGCACATGGAGTGGGCCGACCCGGGCGACCATGGCTTTCTCGGCATGGCCCACGCGGCGATGCGGCCGTCGGGGGACCTCATGAAGGACATGACCCTGACCGATGTCTCGCTGGACCGGCTTAGTCATCGTAAGCAGCTACTGGCAAGCCTTGATCGCTACCGACGGCGCGTGGACACGCTCCCGGAGATCGATGCGCTCAACTCCCGTGCGTTCGATATCCTGACATCGAGCAAGCTGGTGCAGGCGCTGGATGTTACCAAAGAGGACAAGAAGACCCGTGAGCGCTACGGGATCGGGCGGCTGGAACCGGTCGATGATGGCCTGCCGATGCTCAACGACCAGTTCCTCGCCGCGCGGCGCCTGGTCGAGGCGGGCGTGCGCTGCGTCTCCATTGGCTACGGCCGCTGGGACTACCACGGGGCGAACTTCACCCAGCTCAAGAGCTACCTGCCGATGCTGGATGCTGCCGTGAGCTCGCTGGTGCAGGATATCCACGACCGCGGGATGCAAGACGATGTCTCGGTGATTGTCTGGGGTGAGTTTGGGCGAACTCCGAAGATCAACAAAGACGCTGGCCGGGACCACTGGCCCCGCGCCAACTTCGCCCTGCTGGCGGGCGGCGGGATGAAGATGGGCCAGGTAATCGGAAGCACGAATAAGTTTGGCGAGGAGCCCGACGAGCGCCCGATCGATATCAAGGATGTCTTTGTGACGCTCTACAACCGGCTGGGGATTGACATTGTCAACACACCCGTCCCTGATGTTACCGGCCGCCCCAACTTCCTCTTTGCCGGCCGAGAGCCGATTGCGGAGCTGATTTAA
- a CDS encoding XisH family protein produces the protein MPALDRDHIAVRNALVKNGWTITHDPLRLNYKKKRLYVDLGAERLLAAERGTEKIAVEIKTFGGASDVADLEQATGQFMVYRSLLRRLDPERSLVLAVPQEALETVFEDALGEILLEDSILRVFSFDSEREEIVEWLP, from the coding sequence ATGCCTGCGTTGGATCGCGACCATATTGCTGTACGAAATGCTCTTGTCAAAAATGGCTGGACGATAACCCACGACCCTCTTCGGCTGAACTACAAAAAGAAGCGTTTGTATGTTGATCTGGGAGCGGAGCGCCTACTGGCCGCGGAGCGTGGAACTGAGAAGATCGCGGTGGAGATCAAGACATTTGGTGGCGCGTCGGACGTGGCCGACTTGGAGCAAGCAACCGGGCAGTTCATGGTCTACCGCTCTCTTCTGCGCCGCCTTGATCCAGAGCGCAGTCTGGTTTTGGCGGTTCCCCAGGAAGCACTGGAAACGGTTTTTGAAGATGCACTGGGCGAGATCTTGCTGGAAGACAGCATCCTAAGAGTGTTTAGTTTCGATTCAGAGCGAGAGGAAATTGTCGAATGGCTACCCTAG
- the thrS gene encoding threonine--tRNA ligase: MSSVSPADELSAPADFLSRMRHTTAHVLAQAVRELIPEAKMGIGPVIENGFFYDFDLPRPLTESDLSTLEARMKAIVKENLPMQKFVEPREVARKRCEEMGQLYKVRLIDDLPDEAEISFYQQGDFIDLCKGPHIESTGRIGAFKLMSIAGAYWRGKAENEQLTRVYGVAFQKQSHLDEYLNKLEEAKKRDHRVIGKTLKLFHIDDQVGQGMVLWTPAGAAVRQELQTFIGHELRKQGYHQVFTPHIGKLELYKTSGHFPYYAESQYPPVIDREFLKKLSDEGCTCGELANKLESGDIEGYLLKPMNCPHHIKIYASERRSYRDLPLRLAEFGTVYRWEQSGELNGMTRVRSFTQDDAHLFVTEEQVPAEVQGCLSLVRTIFDTLGMKDFRVRVGLRDPDSAKYVGDPANWDKAEKACRDAAASLGVPFSEEPGEAAFYGPKIDFVVKDVIGREWQLGTVQVDYNLPIRFGLEYIGSDSQPHRPVMIHRAPFGSMERFCGVLIEHFAGAFPTWLSPEQVRFLPIADRHIEYCEAIKTRLVEAGVRATVDARSEKTGKKVAEAQVEKVPYMIIVGDRDIEAGNVAVRHRDKGDLGPRSVEQFVTDLLAEIAERRLSPA; encoded by the coding sequence ATGTCTTCCGTCTCCCCCGCCGATGAGCTCTCCGCTCCGGCTGATTTTCTCTCCCGTATGCGCCACACGACGGCGCACGTGCTCGCGCAGGCTGTCCGCGAGCTGATCCCCGAAGCGAAGATGGGCATCGGTCCCGTGATCGAGAACGGGTTCTTCTACGACTTCGACCTTCCCCGCCCCCTCACCGAGAGCGATCTGTCTACGCTGGAGGCGCGGATGAAGGCGATTGTCAAAGAGAACCTGCCGATGCAGAAGTTTGTGGAGCCGCGCGAGGTCGCCCGCAAGCGCTGCGAGGAGATGGGCCAGCTCTACAAAGTGCGCCTGATCGACGATCTCCCCGACGAAGCCGAGATTAGCTTCTACCAGCAGGGCGACTTTATCGACCTGTGCAAGGGCCCCCATATCGAGTCCACCGGACGTATCGGCGCGTTTAAGCTGATGAGTATCGCCGGGGCCTACTGGCGCGGCAAGGCCGAGAACGAGCAGCTCACCCGTGTCTACGGGGTCGCCTTCCAGAAACAGAGCCATCTGGATGAGTACCTGAACAAGCTCGAAGAGGCGAAAAAGCGCGACCACCGCGTGATCGGCAAGACCCTCAAGCTGTTCCATATCGACGATCAAGTGGGCCAGGGGATGGTGCTCTGGACTCCCGCCGGTGCCGCCGTGCGCCAGGAGCTCCAGACCTTTATCGGCCACGAGCTGCGCAAGCAGGGCTACCACCAGGTCTTCACGCCCCATATCGGCAAGCTGGAGCTCTATAAAACATCGGGGCACTTCCCCTACTACGCCGAGTCTCAGTACCCGCCGGTGATCGACCGCGAGTTTCTCAAGAAGCTCAGCGACGAAGGCTGCACCTGCGGCGAGCTGGCCAACAAGCTGGAGTCAGGCGATATCGAGGGCTATCTCCTCAAGCCGATGAACTGCCCGCACCACATCAAGATCTACGCCAGCGAGCGCCGCTCGTATCGTGATCTGCCACTGCGCCTGGCGGAGTTTGGGACGGTCTACCGCTGGGAGCAGTCCGGCGAGCTCAATGGCATGACCCGTGTGCGCTCGTTCACGCAGGACGATGCCCATCTTTTCGTGACCGAGGAGCAGGTTCCCGCCGAAGTTCAGGGCTGTTTAAGTTTGGTACGCACGATCTTCGACACGCTCGGGATGAAAGACTTCCGTGTCCGTGTGGGCCTGCGCGATCCTGATTCTGCCAAGTATGTCGGCGATCCGGCGAACTGGGACAAGGCGGAGAAGGCCTGCCGCGACGCCGCCGCATCGCTGGGGGTCCCCTTCTCCGAGGAGCCCGGCGAGGCCGCGTTCTATGGCCCGAAGATCGACTTCGTGGTGAAAGACGTGATTGGCCGCGAGTGGCAGCTCGGCACGGTGCAAGTCGACTACAACCTCCCGATCCGCTTCGGGCTGGAGTACATCGGCTCGGACAGCCAGCCGCACCGCCCGGTGATGATCCACCGCGCCCCGTTCGGCTCGATGGAGCGCTTCTGTGGCGTCCTGATCGAGCACTTCGCCGGCGCGTTCCCGACCTGGCTCTCGCCCGAGCAAGTGCGCTTCCTGCCCATCGCCGACCGGCATATCGAGTACTGCGAGGCGATCAAGACCCGCCTGGTCGAGGCCGGTGTCCGCGCGACCGTCGATGCCCGCTCCGAGAAGACCGGCAAGAAGGTCGCCGAGGCGCAGGTGGAGAAGGTGCCCTACATGATTATCGTGGGCGACCGCGATATCGAGGCAGGGAATGTCGCCGTCCGCCACCGTGACAAGGGCGACCTAGGCCCCCGCTCGGTCGAACAGTTTGTCACCGACCTGCTCGCCGAGATCGCCGAACGCCGTCTCAGCCCGGCGTAG
- a CDS encoding RNA-guided endonuclease InsQ/TnpB family protein: MPTALDAGGIASSLPKASGRRWKILDYFPFHSFRFCGHKHSIATVASKAYKYRIYPTKNQLSIMLQLLETHRHLYNNALAQRKEWHEAEKTPLNFAQQCKILTQERKINPFLAFANAASCQRTLKRLDRSFQAFFRRVKSGEAPGYPRFKGRGQFDSVEYTIGDGCKFTLDNKAYFQKVGNIKIKMHRPIEGKIKTMRFKKEGDGWHVVFSCELPPMRSAGHELPDVEIEATKLPSVGIDLGLKSFLVDSEGNEVKPPKHYRKAQAKLRRLQRSVARKKRGGANRKKSVNRLAKFSQHVANQRKDFHHKSALDLVKRFGKIAHENLNVKGIVRSLNLAKSAHDAGWGKFLSILKHKAESAGVEVVGVDPQNTTQACSNCGCLPVEKLTLKVRVYKCLHCGLILDRDHNAAINIRNKAWIEPLGVNQEGYLMDFSRSPQL; this comes from the coding sequence GTGCCCACGGCTTTAGACGCGGGGGGAATCGCTTCCTCTCTGCCGAAGGCTTCGGGGAGGCGTTGGAAAATTCTTGATTATTTTCCCTTTCACAGTTTCCGCTTTTGCGGACATAAACACAGTATCGCAACAGTGGCAAGTAAGGCATACAAATACAGAATCTATCCAACCAAAAACCAATTAAGCATTATGCTTCAACTCTTGGAGACACATAGGCATCTGTACAACAATGCGCTGGCCCAACGTAAGGAATGGCACGAAGCGGAGAAGACTCCCCTGAATTTCGCGCAACAATGCAAGATATTGACACAAGAAAGGAAGATTAATCCGTTTCTTGCTTTTGCCAATGCGGCATCTTGCCAACGAACCCTGAAGCGTCTTGACCGATCTTTTCAAGCGTTCTTTCGTCGAGTTAAATCCGGCGAAGCTCCGGGCTATCCTCGATTCAAAGGGCGGGGACAGTTTGATTCGGTTGAGTACACCATTGGCGACGGGTGCAAGTTTACTTTGGACAATAAGGCGTATTTCCAGAAGGTTGGCAACATCAAGATCAAGATGCACCGACCGATTGAAGGTAAGATCAAGACCATGCGATTCAAGAAAGAAGGCGACGGCTGGCACGTCGTTTTCTCCTGCGAGTTGCCGCCCATGCGCAGCGCTGGTCACGAGTTGCCCGACGTAGAGATTGAAGCTACCAAGCTTCCGTCCGTTGGCATTGATCTTGGATTGAAGTCTTTCCTTGTGGATTCTGAAGGAAACGAAGTCAAGCCACCGAAGCATTATCGCAAGGCTCAGGCTAAGTTGAGGCGACTCCAACGTAGTGTTGCACGTAAGAAACGTGGCGGAGCCAACCGGAAAAAGTCTGTCAACCGGCTTGCTAAGTTCTCTCAGCACGTCGCCAACCAACGTAAGGATTTTCACCACAAGAGTGCGCTTGACTTGGTGAAAAGGTTTGGCAAGATCGCGCATGAAAACTTGAATGTTAAAGGTATTGTTCGCTCATTGAACCTTGCTAAGTCGGCCCACGATGCCGGTTGGGGGAAATTCCTTTCGATCCTCAAGCACAAGGCTGAGAGTGCCGGTGTGGAAGTCGTAGGAGTTGATCCCCAGAACACAACCCAGGCGTGCAGTAATTGCGGGTGTTTGCCCGTTGAGAAGCTGACTCTTAAAGTTCGTGTTTATAAATGCCTGCATTGTGGTCTTATCCTTGATCGTGACCATAATGCCGCGATCAACATCCGCAACAAGGCTTGGATTGAGCCTTTGGGAGTTAATCAAGAGGGTTACCTCATGGATTTCTCAAGAAGCCCCCAGCTTTAG
- a CDS encoding HNH endonuclease has product MSRSYVSEALRLQVITRAESVCEYCGAPMRIGSDLFCIEHTIPEADGGATSLENLALACSACNLYKGAARFAPDPVTNQDAPLFDPRRQSWPTHFIWSADTLRIIGITPTGRATTERLRMNRDQMVEFRRLLREFGLHPPAHFL; this is encoded by the coding sequence GTGTCGCGGAGCTATGTCAGTGAGGCGCTCCGCCTGCAGGTGATCACGCGAGCTGAGAGCGTCTGTGAGTACTGTGGTGCCCCGATGCGAATCGGCTCCGATCTCTTCTGCATCGAGCACACCATTCCCGAAGCCGATGGCGGCGCGACCTCCCTGGAAAACCTTGCCCTTGCCTGCTCCGCCTGCAATCTCTATAAAGGAGCCGCTCGGTTCGCGCCTGATCCTGTCACGAACCAAGATGCTCCCCTCTTTGATCCGCGCCGCCAGAGCTGGCCTACACACTTTATCTGGAGCGCCGACACACTTCGCATCATTGGCATCACGCCCACCGGCCGCGCCACTACCGAGCGCCTGCGGATGAACCGAGATCAAATGGTAGAGTTCCGTCGCCTCCTGCGCGAGTTCGGGCTCCATCCTCCTGCACACTTTCTTTAG
- a CDS encoding DUF1501 domain-containing protein — MLTIRGAGGKFCDGLSRRQFLTVGALGGLALPQLLAAEAHAGIRSSHKAVILIYLPGGPSHQDTFDLKMDAPSDIRGEFKPIKTNVPGIEICEHLPRLAKMMDKVAVIRSLVGARDEHSSNLCLSGYTEAEFRQNKAPTMGSVLARLEAPVDKTVPSYVNLAARTQHPPYNDPGPGFLGPGYGALNPNGPMLADMTLTDVSLDRLSHRKQLLASLDRYRRRVDTLPELDTMSARAFDILTSSKLVQALDVSREDVKTRERYGKGIDKPQGDASPMLNEQFLAARRLVEAGARLVSVSYGFWDWHGGNFTNMKAHLPVIDQGISALIEDLHQRGLDKDVSVVVWGDFGRSPKINKDGGRDHWPRVSCALLAGGGMKTGQVIGSTNKFGEEPDECPVDYKEVMVTLYHNLGIDIANTPVPDMTGRPNYLFAGREPLPELI; from the coding sequence ATGCTAACGATCCGAGGTGCGGGGGGGAAGTTCTGCGACGGCCTCTCCCGGCGGCAGTTTCTGACGGTCGGGGCGCTCGGGGGGCTGGCACTGCCGCAGCTCCTCGCCGCCGAGGCGCACGCAGGCATACGAAGCTCCCACAAGGCCGTAATTTTGATTTATTTGCCGGGGGGACCGTCGCATCAGGACACGTTTGATCTCAAGATGGACGCGCCCTCGGACATCCGCGGCGAGTTCAAGCCCATCAAGACCAATGTCCCCGGAATCGAGATCTGTGAGCACCTGCCGCGCCTCGCCAAGATGATGGACAAAGTGGCAGTGATCCGCTCGCTGGTGGGCGCGCGCGACGAGCACTCGTCGAATCTCTGCCTCTCGGGCTACACCGAGGCGGAGTTTCGCCAGAACAAGGCCCCGACCATGGGCTCGGTGCTGGCGCGGCTGGAGGCACCGGTGGATAAGACCGTCCCTAGCTACGTCAACCTCGCCGCCCGTACCCAGCACCCCCCCTACAACGACCCCGGCCCCGGCTTCCTCGGCCCCGGCTACGGCGCGCTCAACCCCAATGGCCCGATGCTCGCGGACATGACCCTGACCGATGTCTCGCTGGACCGGCTTAGTCATCGTAAGCAGCTGCTGGCAAGCCTTGATCGTTATCGGCGGCGCGTGGACACGCTCCCGGAGCTAGACACGATGAGCGCCCGCGCCTTTGATATCCTCACATCGAGCAAGCTGGTGCAGGCACTGGATGTCAGCCGGGAAGATGTGAAAACCCGCGAGCGCTACGGCAAGGGAATCGACAAGCCCCAAGGGGATGCGTCCCCGATGCTCAATGAGCAGTTCCTTGCGGCGCGGCGCTTGGTCGAGGCCGGCGCGCGCTTGGTGAGTGTCTCCTACGGATTCTGGGACTGGCACGGGGGCAACTTCACCAACATGAAGGCGCACCTCCCGGTCATTGACCAGGGAATCTCCGCGCTGATCGAGGACCTGCACCAGCGTGGCCTGGATAAAGATGTCTCGGTCGTGGTGTGGGGGGACTTTGGCCGCTCACCCAAGATCAACAAAGACGGTGGCCGGGACCACTGGCCGCGTGTCTCCTGTGCGCTTCTTGCGGGCGGCGGGATGAAGACCGGCCAGGTGATCGGGAGCACCAATAAGTTCGGCGAGGAACCCGACGAGTGCCCGGTGGACTACAAAGAGGTGATGGTGACGCTCTACCACAACCTCGGCATTGATATTGCCAACACTCCCGTCCCGGACATGACCGGCCGCCCCAACTACCTCTTCGCCGGCCGCGAGCCCCTGCCTGAGCTTATCTAG
- a CDS encoding PEP-CTERM sorting domain-containing protein — protein MRRYTLPLAAVLVLASSAAHAQNLITNGDFNAGLTGWSNSAGNVSTHTIGGAFGEVVEVGVGDFNTSLFQSFTLAAPSALGISFNLGVYRDTLNGFGVSSGPWIMGISLEDSGATTVWSSTADAFNATQSGIYTPELSISKATTALPAGTYTLRFTSPTGHGWTILDNISVTAAPEPGTLVLLGLGGLCLARRRRPR, from the coding sequence ATGAGACGATACACACTACCCTTAGCGGCTGTCCTGGTACTTGCCAGTAGCGCGGCCCATGCACAGAACTTAATCACCAACGGCGACTTCAACGCGGGCCTGACCGGCTGGAGCAACTCGGCGGGCAATGTCTCCACCCACACGATAGGGGGGGCCTTCGGTGAGGTTGTCGAGGTGGGGGTCGGTGACTTCAACACCAGCCTCTTCCAGTCCTTCACGCTCGCGGCTCCCAGCGCACTGGGCATCAGCTTCAACCTCGGGGTCTACCGCGACACACTCAATGGCTTTGGGGTGTCGTCGGGGCCCTGGATCATGGGGATCTCGCTGGAAGACTCGGGCGCAACCACGGTCTGGAGTAGCACCGCCGATGCCTTCAACGCCACCCAGAGCGGTATCTACACCCCGGAGCTCTCCATCAGCAAGGCGACCACCGCCCTGCCCGCCGGAACCTACACCCTGCGCTTTACGTCGCCCACGGGCCACGGCTGGACCATCCTAGACAATATCTCGGTCACGGCCGCCCCCGAGCCGGGCACGCTCGTCTTGCTTGGGCTAGGAGGGCTCTGCCTCGCACGCCGTCGGCGCCCACGCTAG
- a CDS encoding XisI protein, which yields MATLEELRQAIEKVFAVWHELPGPEAAFAIIPVSDRQQDRYLLLEEGWEGNKRIHGLLADLEIRDGKIWVQADNTDRPLAEQLLRHGIPRDQIVLGFRSPERRAASEFAVA from the coding sequence ATGGCTACCCTAGAAGAGCTACGTCAAGCGATTGAGAAGGTTTTCGCGGTGTGGCACGAGCTACCCGGCCCCGAAGCTGCATTTGCGATTATTCCCGTGTCGGATCGCCAGCAGGATCGGTATCTCCTCTTGGAAGAAGGCTGGGAGGGGAACAAGCGTATTCACGGTCTGCTCGCCGATCTGGAGATTCGCGATGGCAAGATCTGGGTGCAGGCCGACAACACCGACCGCCCCCTCGCCGAGCAGCTCCTACGCCACGGCATCCCTCGAGATCAAATCGTCCTCGGCTTCCGCTCCCCCGAACGCCGCGCCGCCTCCGAGTTTGCCGTCGCGTAA